A DNA window from Acinetobacter sp. 10FS3-1 contains the following coding sequences:
- a CDS encoding transposase gives MNMDIYSATPPVAKKRRTYSKEFKLSIVNACKNPNTSIASVALQHSINANLVSRWIRIFSHHEGAVQDPTHVNPAFIALPYTAAISQPIDERITLCITVPHTNNDIQLKWQTSEIPALAELLKALAT, from the coding sequence ATGAACATGGATATATATTCAGCAACACCTCCTGTTGCTAAAAAACGCAGAACATACAGCAAAGAATTCAAACTCAGTATTGTCAATGCCTGCAAAAATCCTAATACCTCGATCGCTTCGGTCGCACTGCAACATAGTATTAATGCCAACCTTGTCAGTCGTTGGATCAGGATCTTCAGCCATCATGAGGGTGCCGTGCAGGATCCTACTCATGTGAATCCAGCATTTATTGCTTTGCCTTACACTGCTGCAATCAGCCAACCTATTGATGAGAGGATCACGTTGTGTATCACCGTGCCTCATACGAATAATGATATTCAGCTAAAATGGCAGACATCAGAAATACCTGCCTTGGCAGAATTACTCAAGGCACTTGCAACATGA
- the tnpB gene encoding IS66 family insertion sequence element accessory protein TnpB (TnpB, as the term is used for proteins encoded by IS66 family insertion elements, is considered an accessory protein, since TnpC, encoded by a neighboring gene, is a DDE family transposase.) produces the protein MIRIDEIWLSTQPMDMRAGMDTTMAQVVRAFGYIKPHCAYLFCNKRGHRMKVLVHDGLGIWLCARRLEQGKFHWAQVHQGESVALSPEQLQALIQGLPWQRIGRQQVVTML, from the coding sequence ATGATCCGCATTGATGAAATCTGGTTGTCTACTCAGCCCATGGACATGCGTGCAGGTATGGATACGACCATGGCTCAGGTGGTGAGAGCCTTTGGCTACATCAAACCGCATTGTGCTTACCTGTTCTGTAATAAACGTGGCCATCGCATGAAAGTACTGGTACATGATGGATTGGGCATCTGGCTGTGTGCCAGGCGGCTGGAACAGGGCAAATTTCACTGGGCTCAAGTTCACCAAGGTGAAAGCGTGGCCCTCAGCCCGGAACAGTTACAGGCACTGATCCAAGGTTTGCCCTGGCAGCGCATTGGACGACAGCAGGTGGTGACGATGCTTTAA